The sequence below is a genomic window from Ensifer adhaerens.
GATCCGGCAGGATCCCGGTATAGGTGACCTTGACCGTCGAGATCGTGTCCGTCACTTCGAAAGTAGACGTGGTGCCCTCGCCGCGCACCCAGGACCCTGCCTTGACGAGGCCGCCGAGACGGATGCGCGTCCCCGGCTTGACATCAGCCTTGGCGAGATCGCCCGGAACGTAGAAATAGGACACCGACTGGCTGAAGGCGAACATCACGAGCAGAACGGCCACCACGATGAAGCCGACGCCGCCGGAAATGATGGCCAGGCGCTTCTGTTTGCGGGTCATCGGCTTGCCTCCGGAGCCTTGATACCGAGCTGGCTGGCGAGCGCCACGAGCTGCTTGCCTTGCTCTCCCTCGGCCGGGAAAGCCTTCAGCGCGCGGGCCAACGCATCGCCGGCCTTGTCTGGCTGCTTCAGCATGGCATAGGAGCGCACGAGGCGCATCCAGCCCTCGAAATTATCGGGATTGGCCTTGAGCTTTTCATCGAGGCCCGAGACCATGTTCTCAATCATCTTCTGCCGGTCGCCGGCACTCATGTCCTGTGCGGCGGCCATATCGGCGGCAGTCGGGTTGCCCGGGGCATCCGGGGCGGGTTTCGCCTCGGCCGGCCCCTTCTGCAGCGTCGCTATGTGCTGCGCGACGATCGGCTGCCAGGGTGCATCCGGCGGCGAAGACTTGGCGAGCGCCTGGAAGGCGGCAAGCGCCTCCATGCTGCGCCCCTCCTGCTCCAGCCCGAAAGCAAGGTAGAATTCGGATCGCGCATCGTTCGGGTCAAGTTTCAGCGCCTTGCGGAAGGCGTCCGTGGCTTCGGAATTGATCAGGCCCTGATTCGAGGCCACGATCGATTCTCCCAGTCCGGAAAGACGCTCCGCGCTCTCTCCGCGGATGCGGATCGCCTGGCGATAGGCATTCGCCGCATCGGAGGGGCGCCGGTTGCGCAGGTAGATCGGCGCGACCAGATCCCAGCCGGCGCCATCGTCCGGGTTCTGGATCAGGTGATTTTCCGCCTTGGCCAGAAGAAGCCCGACATCATTGCCGGGATTGGCCAGACGCGCGGCAAGCGGTGCATCCGGCATCCCGGGATTGCCGGTCATGAGGTAGAGGGTGATGCCGATCGCCGGCAGGAGAAGGATGATGAACGCCTGGGCCAGCGGATGGCGACCGGATTTCGCGTTCGCGCTCGATCCGCCTGCCTCGCGGTTTGCCTTCTCGGCGGAAGCCAGCAGCCGGCGTCCGATCTCGGCGCGCGCATATTCGGCCTCATCGGCCGAAATCAACCCTGCGGCTGCGTCGCGATCGACCTCTGCCATCTGGTCGCGATAGACCTCGACGTCGTGGCTGTGCTCGCCGCCAGCCGTTGCTGAGCGACGCAGGAGCGGCGCGAGAAGTGCGGCCGCCAGAAGCGCGGTGACGCAGGAGACAATGATCCAGAATAGCATGCCGCTCAATTACCCGAAGGCCAAAGGGTTTCCAACTGACAAAAGGCAATACACGGCAATTTGACGCGGGCGTTTGACCTCGCTCAAATGGTTGCGGGCATCAATTCTTTGTGAGGTGAACCCTTCGGCATCAGGCTTTGCGAAAATCGGGTGCGATTTTCCCGCAGACGGATCAGGTCAGCGGCGTCCAGGTGCCGTTGGAATTGCGGCAGGCGGCGCCGCGCGCCACCATGGCGCGTCCGTCGACATTCACCGTCTGGGTGTATTGCCGGCAATTCTGGGTGCCCACCTGATAGGGTGTTGCGGCAACCACGGTGCCGTTCACGCCGGTGGCGCCCGACCATGGAACAGCCTGCCCGCCCGGAGCATCTTCAAGCGCCTTGTATTCGGCCTGCAGCGCCAGCTTGCGGTCTTCCGTTCCGAGATTTGCGCCCTGGATCTTCGATACGAGGCCGCCATCAAGCGCGCGAACAAAGGCATCGCCGGAGGAATAGGATGTTTGCGGAGCAGCGAAGGCCAACGGCACGGCGGACTGCCTTGATGCGCTTGCGCAACCAGACATGATCAGCGACGCCGCCAACATGGCGCAAGTCCCCGTCAGCTTCACGAGTTGCGTGGTCACCCCGACTGTCATATCCCCGTTGCCCCGTCTGTCTTCGCTACCAGAACGGGCCGCAACTGATCACCATGATGCGCCCGTTTCACTTGTCCACATTAATTATGGGGAACAAGCGCCTCAGAATCAACCACGTTTGGCTTTTTCCTGCGTCACAGTCGGCAAAATAAGCGAAGCGCGCAGGCCGCCGGACGAACAGCGCGACAGGCTGAAGCGTCCGGAATACTCCGAAACGATCTCGCTGACGATCGACAAGCCGAGGCCTGAACCGGGCCGGCTTTCATCGAGCCGCCTGCCCCGCTTCATCGCCTCCTTGATCTCGTCCGGATCCAGGCCCGGGCCATCGTCCTCGATGATCAGCTCGACCATGTCGCGCCCCTCCTGCTGGTCCAGTTCGACCAGCGAGACGGAAATGGTCGATCGCGCGAAGCGGGCGGCATTTTCCAGAAGATTGCCGAGGATTTCCTCGATGTCCTGCTGTTCCATCGCCAGGACGGTGCCCCGCGCCCTGTCCTCCGTCTTGAAATCGATCTCGCGATTGAGCTTCTGCATGACGCGGACGATGCGGTCGAGCACAGGACGCGCTTCGGTCCGCGCCAGCACCGTTTCGCGCTGAGCAGCGATGCGCGCGCGGTTGAGATAGGACTGCACCTGCGACTGCATGGCCTCCGCCTGCTGGGTGACGAGCGTCCCGTGAGACGGCGTCATGGCGCGCGCCTCGTTGAGAAGCACGGCGATCGGCGTCTTCAGCGAATGGGCCAGGTTGCCGACCTGCATGCGCGCGCGCTCGACGATGCGGCGGTTGTTATCGATGAGGGCGTTGACCTCGTTGGCGAGCGGCCGGATTTCACTCGGGAAACGACCCTCCAGGCGCTCGGCGCGGCCTGCGCGAATGTTCTCAAGCGCATTGCGCACGCGGTCGAGCGGGCGCAAGCCGATCAGGATGGCCAGCGCATTTGCCAACAGGCTTCCGGCGCCGAAAATCGTCAGCGCGAGATAGAGGCTGCGATTGAAGGCGGCGACACTGGCCTCCACCACCGACTTATTGCCTGTGACGCGGAAACGGACGATGTCGCCCTGATCGTCGAGTTCGACTTCGGTTTCGGCGACGGACACGTTGTTTCCCACCGCATCCTTCATGTCGTAGAAGCGCTGGAAACGGATGTCGAAGGGGACCTCGCTCGCCGGCTTTTCCGGCAGTGGCGTCGCCCCCAGCGAGGGAGAGACAAGAGGCGTCGTCTTGTACTGACCGACCCCCTCGGCAATCCAGTACCATCCGGTTCCCGGTTGCGAGAATTGCAGGTCACCCAGTTCGGGCCTTCCAGTCAATTGCCGGTTTTCATTGATGGAAACAGAGTTGACCACATTGAAGAGATGGGCGCGCAGAAGATCGCGGAAGCTTTTTTCGGCGTCGCGCCGGTAGAGCGTCGAAATCGCGATGGCAATCACGACCAGACCGGCGATGGCCCAGATCGAAACCGACAGGACCACGCGGAGCGTCAGCGATTGTGCGCCAAACCCGATTCTCATGGCTCGGGCCTCATTCGACGCGCCTCATTTTGCGGGTGCCTGCATGCGATATCCCAGTCCGCGAACCGTCTCGATCATGTCGACGCCCATCTTCTTGCGCAGCCGACCGACAAAAACCTCGATCGTGTTCGAGTCGCGGTCGAAATCCTGATCATAGAGGTGTTCGGTCAGTTCGGTGCGCGACACCACCTCGCCCATGTGGTGCATGAGATAGGAAAGCAGGCGGAATTCGTGGCTGGTCAGCTTCAGCGTCACGCCATCGACGGTTGCCTTGGAGCTCTTCGTATCGAGACGGACCGGGCCGCAGATGAGATCGGAGGAGGCATGGCCGGCGGCGCGGCGGATGAGCGCGCGAAGGCGGGCCAGAACTTCCTCGATATGGAAGGGCTTGGCCACATAATCGTCCGCGCCGGCATCGATGCCGGCCACCTTGTCGGACCAGCGGTCGCGGGCGGTCAGGATCAGCACGGGCATGACACGCCCCGCGGCGCGCCATTTTTCCAGCACCGTGATGCCGTCCATTTCCGGAAGGCCGATATCGAGAACGACGGCGTCATAGGGCTCGGTGTCGCCGAGAAAATGGCCCTCCTCGCCGTCAAAGGCCTGATCAACGACATAGCCCGCCTCCTTGAGCGATTCGCTCAGCTGACGGTTCAGGTTTTCGTCGTCTTCCACGACCAGTATGCGCATTCGTAGGATCCCGTTTTTTCGTGCCGTCCCTGCCGGCGCTCGTTACATCGGCTTGTGCACGACCTTTTTCTTCGGCCGTTCGCCGTTGTTCTGCACCAATATCGTGATGACGCATTCGTTGCCAACGGGTTCCACGGACAGAAGCGTCCCGCCGTTTTCCGACAGCGCCTCGCGCGCGGCTGCCGAACAATCGCCACGAACGGCGATAAGGTTCTTGTTGGCCGGCTCTCCCACCATACCAAGTCCGAGGGCCGCCACGGCCAAAATCAGATGCGATCCCATTGCCTTGCTTTCATGAGCTTTGGATGTCTCAAATCGAGCCCATTCATACAGATGCGCATCTGAATGACAAATGAACATGTGCCGAAAACTCGTCTCCGCGCAAGCGGACACAGCCATTGGAAAAGCGTCGTCCCCGTTCTTTCACCCCGGCCATCGAAGTGTCCGATCGCGCCTCAGTGCGGTCCGCGTCACTTGCGGAATCGAGAACCAGGCCCGTCGAAATCATAGGCAACAAAGGCGAAGCAGCCGAGGGCAACGACGAGGGGAAACAGGGTCCAGAACAGAAGATTGAAAATCATTTGAACATCCCAAGAAGCCGAGATCCGAATCACCTGAGAATAGCGTACCGGGCGCGTCCCGCACCCCCGAAATGCCGGGGATGCGGGACAATCGGCGAACGCGCCAGCTTCACGCAACCTTGACTGTAGCCTTCATGCGGCCCCAGATGGCAATCAGCCCGCCGAGCGTGCCGGCAAGCGACAATGCCGCATCCGCCAGTTGCCCCTGATCGGCCACCGACAGGTTATAGCCGCCCGCATGCGCCAGCGAGGCGGAAATGGCGATGATCGCACCCCAGATGGTGCGGGACTGATACCAGGTCTTGAAGTCTTCCATGCGTCTTCTCCTTCGGGTTGATGAGGGTCATGCATTCACAGCGGGAGCGTTGCTTCGGCAACAACACCGGAGGCGACGCTCCAGCCGATCTGGCGGACGCGGTAGCGGATCGTTGACGGCAGCGCACCGAAATCGCCCAGGACATCGGGCGCGGGATAGGCGAAGGCCGGAGCGGTCACCTCCGCATGGCGTATGCTGACGCCGGCGGCATCGAGGACCTCAACCAGATAGCGCTCCTCCGGCTCGTCAAACGGAATGTCATAAGCATCCCAGTTGTCGCCATCAATCCGGCCGGATCGTGTCCAGGAGAGGCGGAGATCGCCCGTCGCCAGCAGCGCTGCCGACAGGTGAACAGGTGCAAGCGGCGTCGCGGCGCGTCGGCCACCGGCAAAGACGAAAGGCCCCACGCTCGTCACGCCCGCTTCGGCGCGCCAATTGAGCGCCAGTCCCGCCTCGCTCGGATCCAGTCCCAGCGAGACGATGGCATCGTCGAGAAGGACGACATCCGCCCCGGTCGCGGCGCCTGCCATCATGGCGTCGACGGTCCCGAACTGGCCACGCAACAGGCTCGTGAGCCGCCAACGACCCGCTGCCATTTCCTGCGCCGTCTGGAAGCTGACGATCTCGAAGACGCCGTTACCGGCGCGGACGGCCAGACGGTTCGAGCCGTTCAGCAACTCGGCCCGGCTCACCGAAGCGAAGCTGCCGAAGCCGAGTTCCACGTCCAGCACGCCCACCCTGTCGACGCGTCCCGAGACCCCCGGGACGAGCGGGCTCGCGAGCCTGCCCATCGTTGCCGGCCGTGTCGCGACCGCGCGCGTGCGATAGCCTTCGGTGCCGCTCGACGCGGAGAGCCCGACGGTGCGCCACGGTCGACAAAGAAGCGCAGCACTGGCATAGGTTTCGGGCGATCCGGACCCCAGTCGGGGCAGGTCGAGAAAGACAACTTCGGGCGCGAAGGCCGGCGAGGCCCCACCCGAACCCGCCCTCGTGACGCTCTGCCCATAGGCGTGCGCGCCGACCGGCGGGGCATATTCCACCGCCTCTATCGCGCGTGCCACGCCATCCTCGATGCGGGCGATGCGAAAGCGGCCTGCAAGCCCGGGAAGCGTGACGGCATCGCCCGGCTCCAGGTCCATCCGGAATGGCGCCACACCGAGTTTCAGCGAGCGGCGTGCCAGGCGCTGATCGCGCAGGATTTCCTCCGCGGCGGCCGCGGCTGTTGCCTCCGGCAAGACGCCGGCGACGGCAGCCGAGGCGACGCGGTCATTGCCTGCGGCCATGCGGCGCGAACGCGCGACCGCGCTCTCGTAATCGCCGGCCTCGTCATCGTAGTTCAGCGTCGCCTGCGCCGCCACGTCGCTTTCCTGCGCCCGCGTCTCGCTCCACAGGGGCTGATCCGCAAGATCTGCCAGCACATCGAGCACAACGGCCGGGGCGGAGAGTTTCGCACGCGACGAAAAGACCAGCCTGCCGCCGCTCTCGCGGCAATCGATCTGGAAGGCGGCCATCAGCGGCTCGATCATGGTGCGTGCGGAAACGACATCGCCCTGTACATAGCCGGTGAGATCGCCGGAAACCGCCGAGACGTCGAAATCGGTAAATCCATTGTCGGCGAGGATGGCGGCGATGACGTCGGCCAGCGTTCCCGCGCCCAGCCTGCCGTTCAGCCAATGACCCGTCTGCCAGTTGCCACCATCGGCAAACAGGGTGGTATCATAGGGAAAGGCCGGGAGCGGTCGCGCGTCCCAGGTCCAGACCGTGATATCGCCTGCCGAGAGCATGCCGGGCGGTGCGTTTGCCCCCTTCCAGTGACCGTAATGCGCCTCGAGAACGCGGCGCTGCATGGCGTCGCTGCGCTGACCGGAAGAAAAATGCGGCAACGCGCTTTCCGCCGATTTCGGGTCGGGAAAGACATTCGGCTGGTTCGCCCCACGCTCGACGGCCGGGCAGCCGAGTTCGGTGAACCAGATGGGCTTCATCCCCGGCAGCCAGGCGGTCGGACTGGAAAGTTCAGCTCCGCCGCGCCTGTCGTAATGCGGGTTCGCCCACCAGCCGGCAATATCCTTGGCGCGATAGACCCAGGGCTTGCCGGCCGCGCCGTCGCTAATGGCAGTGCGGCTGCGGTTCGCCCGCGCCGCATCGTCGACATAGTACCAGTCGAAATATTCCCCGCTCGTGATGGCGCGCGCCATCGCATCGCGATCGTCCGCCGTTCTCGCGCCATCGGGGTTTTCGGCCAGCAGGTCCTCGTCACGCCAGTCGGCCAGCGGCAGATAATTGTCGATGCCCACCGCGTCGATGAAGGGGCTAGCCCAGAGCGGATCGAGGTTGAAGAGGAGATCGCCGGAACCGTCGTCGGGATGAAAGCCCGCATATTCGCTCCAGTCGGCGGCATAGGTGAGCTTGACGTCCGCACCCAGAATGCCGCGCACATCGTCCGCCAGAGCCATCAGCGCCTCGACGAAGGGAAACGCCCCCGACGCGTCGCGAAGCCTTGTCAGACCGCGCATTTCGGAGCCGATGATGAAGGAATGCACCCCGCCGGCCATCGCGGCGAGATGTGCATAATGCAGGATCATGCGGCGATAGCCCTCGCCCG
It includes:
- a CDS encoding cytochrome c-type biogenesis protein CcmE, producing the protein MTRKQKRLAIISGGVGFIVVAVLLVMFAFSQSVSYFYVPGDLAKADVKPGTRIRLGGLVKAGSWVRGEGTTSTFEVTDTISTVKVTYTGILPDLFREGQGVVAEGAFVAGSPVFVADTVLAKHDETYMPKDVADRLKAQGVQLSGKEKIK
- a CDS encoding Surface antigen, with the protein product MTVGVTTQLVKLTGTCAMLAASLIMSGCASASRQSAVPLAFAAPQTSYSSGDAFVRALDGGLVSKIQGANLGTEDRKLALQAEYKALEDAPGGQAVPWSGATGVNGTVVAATPYQVGTQNCRQYTQTVNVDGRAMVARGAACRNSNGTWTPLT
- a CDS encoding Putative phage tail protein — translated: MATLLLQVAGAALGSVFGPVGSALGQAVGALAGASIDRALIGSGSTVTGARLATARIPGADEGTPITRVYGTARIGGTLFWATRFEEEVTAERSGGKALGGGVATTSYRYFANFAVGLCEGEIATIRRVWADGQVLDLAGVEMRLYHGTADQMPDPLIEAKQGAGNTPAYRNTAYVVFERLPLGDFGNRIPVLQFEVVRPVGTLEREIEAVTIIPGATEHGYAPDQVSEVTGPGASRIINRNVGYAATDWQASLDELQALCPNLGRVSLVVSWFGTDLRAEQCRVVPGVEVESRTQETAPWEVSGVSRGAAHLVSRVNGGPAFGGTPDDAAVLAAIADLKARGLAVTLYPLMMMDIPADNTLADPYGASRQATYPWRGRITALADRNAATRAAVNAFCGDAQPGDFTITGNAVRYVGAGEGYRRMILHYAHLAAMAGGVHSFIIGSEMRGLTRLRDASGAFPFVEALMALADDVRGILGADVKLTYAADWSEYAGFHPDDGSGDLLFNLDPLWASPFIDAVGIDNYLPLADWRDEDLLAENPDGARTADDRDAMARAITSGEYFDWYYVDDAARANRSRTAISDGAAGKPWVYRAKDIAGWWANPHYDRRGGAELSSPTAWLPGMKPIWFTELGCPAVERGANQPNVFPDPKSAESALPHFSSGQRSDAMQRRVLEAHYGHWKGANAPPGMLSAGDITVWTWDARPLPAFPYDTTLFADGGNWQTGHWLNGRLGAGTLADVIAAILADNGFTDFDVSAVSGDLTGYVQGDVVSARTMIEPLMAAFQIDCRESGGRLVFSSRAKLSAPAVVLDVLADLADQPLWSETRAQESDVAAQATLNYDDEAGDYESAVARSRRMAAGNDRVASAAVAGVLPEATAAAAAEEILRDQRLARRSLKLGVAPFRMDLEPGDAVTLPGLAGRFRIARIEDGVARAIEAVEYAPPVGAHAYGQSVTRAGSGGASPAFAPEVVFLDLPRLGSGSPETYASAALLCRPWRTVGLSASSGTEGYRTRAVATRPATMGRLASPLVPGVSGRVDRVGVLDVELGFGSFASVSRAELLNGSNRLAVRAGNGVFEIVSFQTAQEMAAGRWRLTSLLRGQFGTVDAMMAGAATGADVVLLDDAIVSLGLDPSEAGLALNWRAEAGVTSVGPFVFAGGRRAATPLAPVHLSAALLATGDLRLSWTRSGRIDGDNWDAYDIPFDEPEERYLVEVLDAAGVSIRHAEVTAPAFAYPAPDVLGDFGALPSTIRYRVRQIGWSVASGVVAEATLPL
- a CDS encoding cytochrome c-type biogenesis protein CcmH, with the protein product MLFWIIVSCVTALLAAALLAPLLRRSATAGGEHSHDVEVYRDQMAEVDRDAAAGLISADEAEYARAEIGRRLLASAEKANREAGGSSANAKSGRHPLAQAFIILLLPAIGITLYLMTGNPGMPDAPLAARLANPGNDVGLLLAKAENHLIQNPDDGAGWDLVAPIYLRNRRPSDAANAYRQAIRIRGESAERLSGLGESIVASNQGLINSEATDAFRKALKLDPNDARSEFYLAFGLEQEGRSMEALAAFQALAKSSPPDAPWQPIVAQHIATLQKGPAEAKPAPDAPGNPTAADMAAAQDMSAGDRQKMIENMVSGLDEKLKANPDNFEGWMRLVRSYAMLKQPDKAGDALARALKAFPAEGEQGKQLVALASQLGIKAPEASR
- a CDS encoding two-component system, OmpR family, response regulator → MRILVVEDDENLNRQLSESLKEAGYVVDQAFDGEEGHFLGDTEPYDAVVLDIGLPEMDGITVLEKWRAAGRVMPVLILTARDRWSDKVAGIDAGADDYVAKPFHIEEVLARLRALIRRAAGHASSDLICGPVRLDTKSSKATVDGVTLKLTSHEFRLLSYLMHHMGEVVSRTELTEHLYDQDFDRDSNTIEVFVGRLRKKMGVDMIETVRGLGYRMQAPAK
- a CDS encoding Signal transduction histidine kinase, whose protein sequence is MRIGFGAQSLTLRVVLSVSIWAIAGLVVIAIAISTLYRRDAEKSFRDLLRAHLFNVVNSVSINENRQLTGRPELGDLQFSQPGTGWYWIAEGVGQYKTTPLVSPSLGATPLPEKPASEVPFDIRFQRFYDMKDAVGNNVSVAETEVELDDQGDIVRFRVTGNKSVVEASVAAFNRSLYLALTIFGAGSLLANALAILIGLRPLDRVRNALENIRAGRAERLEGRFPSEIRPLANEVNALIDNNRRIVERARMQVGNLAHSLKTPIAVLLNEARAMTPSHGTLVTQQAEAMQSQVQSYLNRARIAAQRETVLARTEARPVLDRIVRVMQKLNREIDFKTEDRARGTVLAMEQQDIEEILGNLLENAARFARSTISVSLVELDQQEGRDMVELIIEDDGPGLDPDEIKEAMKRGRRLDESRPGSGLGLSIVSEIVSEYSGRFSLSRCSSGGLRASLILPTVTQEKAKRG